From a single Helicovermis profundi genomic region:
- a CDS encoding 4Fe-4S binding protein, giving the protein MNKPKLKKWKEPINISNYPLGATCESNHLVSINAGWRTYRPVINQDKCVKCLRCFLVCPDGVIDKSKELLEIDYDYCKGCGVCAYECKFDAIDMVKEEK; this is encoded by the coding sequence ATGAATAAACCTAAACTAAAGAAATGGAAAGAACCAATTAATATTTCAAACTATCCACTAGGAGCTACTTGTGAAAGTAATCATCTAGTTAGTATTAACGCAGGTTGGAGAACTTATAGGCCTGTAATTAATCAAGATAAATGCGTTAAATGCTTAAGATGTTTCTTAGTTTGCCCAGATGGAGTAATTGATAAATCTAAAGAACTTCTTGAAATTGACTATGACTATTGCAAAGGTTGCGGAGTTTGCGCATACGAATGTAAGTTTGACGCAATAGATATGGTAAAGGAGGAAAAATAA